The nucleotide sequence CAAAGGGCTAATGAGCTGCGTGATAGTTATGTCGCGACGCAAGATAAAGACGCAGGCAAGATTCTTTACGCCGAGCGAGGCCTACGCAACCTTGTCCCGGACATGAAAAGGACGCATCCATTCCTTAAGTCCGTGCATAGTTCTCCCCTCAAGAATGCAGCCTTGCGACTTAGTCGAGTCATTCAGGACTACCAAAAATCGTGTAAGCGCAAACGCAAAGGCAAGCCCACGGGCTGGCCGTC is from Deltaproteobacteria bacterium and encodes:
- a CDS encoding transposase, yielding MECAIKLALDLSPEDEQIIEGQMKICNWLYNQLLQRANELRDSYVATQDKDAGKILYAERGLRNLVPDMKRTHPFLKSVHSSPLKNAALRLSRVIQDYQKSCKRKRKGKPTGWPSFRSHKVKPFSLLYDEPGKGFKLNGRSLRISLGK